Part of the Devosia sp. SL43 genome, GCCCTACCGCAGCGGCTGCGCGTGTTGCGGGTGTTTCCGAGCTGATGTCGTTCTGGCGTTTTGCCAAACGACAGTTCGGCAAGGCAGGGCGTGAAACTCAGTGCAATCGAAGTGGTGACGCGACCTGCCCAGGGTCGCCGGACGGCGGCTTTCGCCGATCCGTCCGGACATGTGTAGGAAGTCGCGCAGGCGATTTAGGACGATCAGGCAGCGCGCGCCGCGGCCCGAACGTGGCCCTGGGCAGGGTCCGACCGTACAAATACATCCACAATCCGGTCGAGTTCGGCCACCTGGCGCTCGGTCTGCTCGATCGCGGCATTGGTCTGCTCGACCAGCGCAGCATTGTGCTGGGTCATCTCATCGACCTGGCGTACGGCGCCCGAGACTTCGCCGATGGTGACGGCTTGCTCCTTACTGGCCTTGGCAATGCTGGCGACCAACTGACTGCTGGTGCGGATATCGGTCAACACAGTGCCCAGATTCTCGGCCGCTTCGGCGACAAAGCGCGTCCCGGCCGTCACTTCGACCGAGGACTCCTCGATGAGCACCTTGACGTCGGCCGACGCGCTGGCGGCCGACTGCGCCAGACGCCTGACCTCGATGGCGACCACGGCAAAGCCCTTGCCGGCATCCCCGGCGCGGGCTGCCTCGACTGAGGCGTTCAGGGCCAGGAGATTGGTTTGGAAGGCAATATCGTCGATCAGGCCGATGATATTGGAGATGCGACCGGAGGAGGTCGTGATACGCGCCATGGCATCCTCGGCCTGCTGCATGACCTGGCCTGTGCGTTCGGCAGTCTGGTTGACGGTCTGGACCGTCTCGACCACGGCATTGGCGCGCTGTGAATTTTCAAGCACGGTCTGGCTGAGCTGTTCGATGGCAGCTGCGGTTTCCTCGACGGAAGCGGCCGAGCGGCTGGTGCGATCGGCAAGGTCGTTCGCGCCGGCCAGGATTTCCCCGGTGGCCGATTTTAGCGCCCGTGAGGAGGTGCGCAACTGTCCAACCACGTGTTCGAGATTT contains:
- a CDS encoding methyl-accepting chemotaxis protein; the protein is MRTSSRALKSATGEILAGANDLADRTSRSAASVEETAAAIEQLSQTVLENSQRANAVVETVQTVNQTAERTGQVMQQAEDAMARITTSSGRISNIIGLIDDIAFQTNLLALNASVEAARAGDAGKGFAVVAIEVRRLAQSAASASADVKVLIEESSVEVTAGTRFVAEAAENLGTVLTDIRTSSQLVASIAKASKEQAVTIGEVSGAVRQVDEMTQHNAALVEQTNAAIEQTERQVAELDRIVDVFVRSDPAQGHVRAAARAA